The nucleotide sequence GACGAGGCGCTGGCGCTACCCACTGAAAGGGCCGTACTGATTGCCTTGCGCACGCAGCAGATCATCGCCAGCGAAAGCGGTGTCGTCAATACCGTCGATCCTGTTGGTGGCTCCTACTTTATAGAGAAGCTGACGGACGAGACGGAGCAGGCGACTAAGGACTACCTGGATCGCATCGATGCGCTTGGCGGCGTGCTGGCCTGCATCCAGAACGGCTTCTTCCAGCGCGAAATTGCCGAATCGGCCTATCGCTACCAGCAGGAGATCGACCAGCACAGGCGCACCATCGTCGGCGTCAACGATTATATTATAGAAGAAGATATCAAGGTTCCAACGCTGTATATCGACCGTGTCGGAGAGCGCGCGCACCTCGAGCGTCTCAATCGCGTGCGCCGCGAGCGCGATAATGCAGCCGTCAAACGCGCGCTGGATAACCTGCGTCGCGTTGCCGAAGGCACCGAGAATACGATGCCGGCCATCATCGAAGCCGTCAAGGTCTATGCCACGCTGGGCGAGATCATGGATGTCTTCCGCGCGGTCTTCGGCGAATACATGGAACCGGCCGTGTTTTAAGGGAAATGCATGCTTGAAATACATAAATCAGGCCTGGTCAAAAGGCAAACGCTCTCGGATGTAGAGCTTGCGGCCATTGAGCAGCTCATAGCCACCTGCAATGCATACGAGGGCCTGCGTATGCGCCTGAGTACAGAATGGCTCAAAAAGCGTACCGGCGATCAAACCAACGATTTTCTCTATTACGAGGATGCCAGGCTTGCCGGCTATCTGAACATCGATAGCCATGGCGTCCTGGAAAAAGAACTGACCGGTATGGTCCACCCGGATTACCGGCGCAGGGGTATCTTTAGCGCTCTGCTTGCGGCAGCGCGAGAGGAATGCGACCGGCGCGGAGTGAAGAAACTGATCCTCGTTTGCGAGGATGGCTCCCTTTCCGGCAAGGCATTTGCGCAGGCTGTGGGAGCTCACCATGACTTTTCCGAACACGAAATGGTGCTGGGAACCTTTCACGAGAAACCGGTCGTCAGCCCGCAACTGCACGTGCGCAAGGCAGGAGCCGAAGACCTGGAAGCCATAGCATTAATTCATGCTACGAGCTTTGGCGATGATCTACAACGATCAAGATCATATACGGAGATATGCTTGCGCCGTCCCTGGTGTACCTTCTATCTCGGCCTGCTGGGTGAGGAACCCGTTGCCTGCCTGCGCCTGGACGACCTGGAGGAGGAATTTGGCATTTACGGTTTCGGCGTGAGACCGGAGTACCAGGGTCGCGGCTACGGCAGGCAATTGCTGCAAGACATCATCCGCATGCTGCGCGCCGGAAGCACCAGGGGCATTATGCTCGACGTTGAGACCAATAATACGAATGCCGTCGGGCTGTATCTTTCATGTGGATTTGAGATACGAACGACTTACGGCTACTATGACCTGAGTATTGCGTAAGGGCCAGATTCATCGCGCACCAGGAATTATAGTGCCATCCATTCGGGGCCGATTTTGGTTGTTCACAAATTATTCCAGCAATGGACGCGGGGGCCGATCAATCGGCCCCTGTATAAACTTTTTGAGGAGAGCATCATTTTCATGCGTTGGTTAGAGTTGAAGGTGCGGACGCATCCAGAAGCGATCGAATCGGTGAGCGAGCTGTTGAGCCGCTATACGCCGGGCGGTGTGGCAATTGAGGAACCAATTGAACTGGTAGACGAGGGGCAGGAGTACAGGGTACTGGCGGGCGAGCCTGTGAACGTGTGCGCCTACCTGCCTATGGATGGAAAAGAGGAGGAGACTCGCCAACATGTCGCCGAGGGACTCTGGCATTTATCCAGCCTGGGTTCGCAATTTGTGGGAGACCTGCAAACCCGCGTCGTGAACGAGGAGGATTGGGCCAACGCCTGGAAAGACTATTACCACGTGACACATATTGGTCGCCGCCTGGTCATTCGCCCATCCTGGCGCGACTACACTCCCAAAGATGACGAGGTCATGCTGGAACTCGATCCGGGCATGGCTTTCGGCACCGGCCTGCATCCCACCACTCGCATGTGTCTCGAGCAGGTGGAACAGCGCGTCCGGCCTGGTATGCGCGTGCTGGATGTCGGCACCGGCTCGGGCATTCTGGCGCTGGCCGCCGCGAAATTGGGCGCTTCCGAGGTCTATTGCATCGATAATAGCAGCGTGGCTGTTGAAAGCGCCGCGGCCAACGCCGCGGCCAATAGACTGGAAGATCGCATTACCGTGGCGCTGGGAACGCTCGACGAGGCAGAGGCCGGGCGCGTGCAGAACCGGTACAACATGGTGCTGGCAAATATCATTGCGCGGGTCATCGGCGCCATTGCTCCCCAGCTTGCCGGAGTGCTGGCCCCGGGCGGGATACTTATCGCCAGTGGCATTATCGAAGAACGCCGCCATGAAGCGGAGCAGCCGCTCCTGGACGCCGGTTTGCGCCTGGTTGAGGCAGTGATGATCGATGATTGGGTCACGCTGGTCATGACGAAATAACATGCATCGTTTTTTTGTCTCCCCTGAACTACTGAAAGAAACGAACATCAGCATCTCCTTGCCGAAGGAGCTTGCTCACCAGGTGCGCGACGTTTTGCGCCTCAATCCAGGCGAGGAACTGCTCCTGCTCGATAATAGCGGCGAGGAAGTCCTGGCATCTGTCGCGGCAATCAGCAAAACAGCTGTGGATGTCCACCTGCTTGAGCGGCGTCCTGGTAAAAGCGAATCGCCCGTTCGCATCATCCTCTGCCAGGGACTGCTCAAATCGGCGCGTTTTGAATGGATTCTGGAAAAAGGGACGGAACTGGGCGTCTCGACGTTCTCGCCCATCCTCTGCCGGCGCTCGACGGCGGGTCTTGAGGATGCCGGGCCATCCAAAATTGCACGCTGGAAACGCATCATCCAGGAGGCGGCGGAACAATGCGGCCGCCCGCGCCTGCCGGAACTCCTACCCATCCGGCCACTGATGCACGCCCTCAACGATATTCCCGCGGAAGCCATCGCGCTGATGCCCTGGGAAGAGGAACGGAATTGTACCCTGCGGCAGGCGTTGACATCCTATAAGGCGCAGCAATCTGCCGAATCCCGATCGGATTCCCAAACACATACAACGGTCGTTCTCTTCATCGGCCCCGAAGGTGGCTTGATGGCCGAAGAGGTTGTCCTGGCGCAACGCTCCGGCGTGCAGGTTGTGTCGCTCGGTTCGCGTATTTTGCGCGCCGAAACCGCGGCGCTGGCAGCAGTAGCGAATGTTATGTATGAACTGGCTGGGTAACTTCTTGCTCTTGCTGTGCAGCGATCCAGAAAGGGCGCAGCAGGATCAAGGCCACAATACCGGCCAGGAAATAGAAGAAACCCATCAGGTACATGGTTGGTCGAATGCCTATACGGTCTCCAAGGAAGCTGGATACGAAAAGGCCGATTAGCAGCAAGATGGTGTTATTGTTCAAATACGCGCCGAAAACGCGCCCGCGATAACGGTCCTGGGACCTGCGTTGCAGCAACGTATAGACGGCCACAAAGAAGAACACGACCGGCATACCTGCAAGCATGGTACAAATAACGACGACCGGCAGTCTGGGGAATGTCACTTCTATCAAACAGCATAGACCTGCTGCAAGCGCGCCAAGGGCTACGAGACGAAATGAGCCTATGAGCCTGTCTACACGGTTCAGCACAAGCGAGCCAACGACGCCGCCCACTCCCTGGGCCGTCAGTATCCAGCTAAAGATGAGCGCATTATTACCTGCCACCTGGCTTAAGAACGGCACAAAGAGTGCTCTTCCCGCCCCCTCACCAATCATCGCCGTTCCCGTGATGATGAACAGCACGGCGATGAGGCGTTCTTTTCGCATCACACGCAGGCCTGCTCGCCACTCGTGCCACACGCGAAGCGCAGGAGATCGCTCCGGTGAGACATCTACAGCAATCCGGTTGCTGACGGAAGCAGGCAGAACGATGAGCAAAATCATGATTCCGGAAAACATGTAGGAGAAGCTGTCCGCCAGTACAACGCTATTCAGCCCAAACAGCGCGAACATAGCGCCGCCTAAAGATGGGCCTACCAGGCGCGTCATTTCCTCGCCGAGCGCATTAAGCGAGTTAGCCGCCGTCAAATGGCGTTCTTCGACCAGGATGGGCAGCAAAGCGCCAAACGCCGGAGTAAAAAATTGCGAGAGCGTCGTTTCCATAAACGCCACGACATAGACGAGCCAGATGGTATTACTACCGTGCAGCAGGAGCAAGGGCAGCAGGATGCAGACGCGTGAAAAATCGGCGGCAATCATCGTCCAACGTCGATTCCAGCGATCCACGAAAACGCCTGCCACGGAGCCAAGAAAAAGGCGCGGCAGCGTCTCCACGATGAACATCGCGCCGGTAGCCAGCGCCGAGCCGGTACGCTGGTACACATAAAACGGCAGCGCGACCAGCAGCACCCAATCGCCCAGCATAGAGACCAGTTGCCCACACCAGAGCAGCGCGAAGTTACGTTGACGTATGACGGCAAGCATGATGAAACCCTCTTTCTGGAAATGAAGATGGTTGTGAAGAAGATGGATAGGGGAAAGATGCTATTCCTGGAAGCAGGCAAGCACTTCCAGCGTGTCCCTGTGCAGCATCAGGGTGAGCCGGGCGGCGCTGGTAATATCCGTGAGACGGGCGCGAAATACCGGCTGACCGGCGAATTCGGTCACTATTTCCGGCTCATTAATCCAGCGTGGGTGCTGCGTGACGAAATCCTGTGCGAGCGGATGCAGCCAGACAAAAGCACCAACAAAAAAGCTGCTATTAGAACCACATACCGGGCATTCGCGTACAAAGCGCAGCCCATGCCAGGGTTGAAGCCAGGCAGGCATCTCTGCGAGGCTAACTAATCTTATGGGCACAGACGACCGGCACCAGAAACAGTGCTGCCTGAACCAGTAATCAATGGCGAGGCGCTGTATGCGTTTCCATGCCGGACGGAACGATGTCAATCCGCTCAATTCGGGGAAGCCGCCGGTTTTGATCCACGCCCGCGGCTCACCATCAAAGCAATTCGGACAGCGCATGAGCAGGTCAACTCGCCCATCAGGAAGCGTATCGAATCGCCCTTGCAGGTAGTGACGCGCGCAGAACATGCACCAGATACGGGTTTCATGCCATCCTGTATCCGTTATGGGATCAAGTAGCAGTCCAAACGTTTCAGCCTCGGTTCGTAGTTCAGTGTTGAGAATTTGACGCAATTTCCGCCTGGCGCGCACCAATCGTACCTCTAGCGCCTTAATGCTCAATTCCAGGCGCGAGGCTACTTCGCGCTGCGACAACTCTTCCAGGTAATGCAGTTCGACTGCCGCCCGATCCTCTTTTGAAAGATGACTCAGCGCGCAATCGAGCAATATTTCCATGTCCTGGCGACTCAATTCCTCGACGGGGTCAAGCGCGTATGGGTCGGCGATCTCTTCTTCCCAGGCGGATGTGCGCTCGTCGTTAGCGGTGGAAGAGAAAGTGGAAAGATCTACCAGGCGCGCGTTCGTCATGCTGCGTGTTCGCTGCCAGCGCAGGCATATATTGTGGCAGATGCCACTCAGCCAGGCCTCGAAGCGTTCCGGCGAGCGCAGTTGATCGAGGTGCTTCCAGGCCTCGATCAGCGTTTCCTGCACGATATCATCAGCATCAGCAGGTGGGATACCTTGCGAGCGCGCAAGTTGCAGCAAATGGGGCTGGCTCATCGCCAGCGCCCTGTTCAGGCTAGCTGAAAGCAGCGTTCCTGGCTGTTCGCGCTCAAAGGCGCCAGGCTCATCAAACAGGTTTTTATCTCCAGGTCTCATGATGGATATTGTAGCAGCCATACCCGTTCCTATCCAGTTATCATCTCGCTCTTCTATTTTGTCTTCCTATCTCTTTGTCGCAAACACTTCCCAAAACCCTACACCATTTTTCAAGGATGATGCAGGGAAGATGATGCAGGGAAAATGAAAGGCGTATCCAGTAGGGGCGGATATGGGGTGAGGGAGCAAGCTCCCCTACTGGTCGCGCGCCTCTTCACGTGGATGTTCAAGCCGCGTCCCTTGCGCGAGGGGCAAAAGCATGGTGACGGTCGTGCCCGAATCGGGGATGCTGGTCAGAGTCAGCGTGCCACCGTGGGCTATGGTGATGCCACGAGCGATAGAGAGGCCGAGGCCGGTGCCACCTGCCTGCCGCGAGCGCGCTTTGTCCACCCGGTAGAAGCGTTCTCCCAGGTGTGGAAGATGTTCGGCTGAGATGCCGATACCCGTATCGCGTACCTCGAGCAGCGCCTGTCCCTGCTTTATCGCCGTGCGAACCGTTATTTGACCCCTGGGACGATTGTATTTGATAGCGTTATCTAGTACCGCCAGCACGGCCTGTTCGAGCTGCATGGGGTCGCCTATCACCACCGCCGCATCATCGAGTTCTGTGATAATGCTGATCTCCGACTGATCGGCGAGAGCCTGTATGCGCCTTACCCCGGCCCGGGCAATGTCGGAGAGATTCACCACCTCGTGCTCGCGGTGAGATGCGCTGTTATCCAGGCGCGCCAGCGTCAGCAGGTTGGTTGCCAGGTTCGACATGTGATTTGTTTCGGCGACGATGTCCTCTAACAGCAGTGTATCTTCCTCGTCCATCTGCCCGTGGCTGCGTAACAGGACTTCGGCATCGGCGCGCAGCAGCGTCAGCGGCGTGCGCAATTCGTGCGCGGCATCGGCGATGAAACGCTGCTGGTTCGTCCAGGCCAGGCGGGCCGGGGCCAGCGCGCGATTGGATAAGAACAGGCCGCCCACTCCCGCGCCGACCAGCGCGACGCCGCCAAAAGCGAGCATAAGCTTCAGCAGCACGGAGAGCGCCTGCTCCTCTGGCTGGACAACCTCGGCAGCCACGATTACGCGCACATTCCCGCTGCCTGAACTCAGCGATGAGACGTCGTTCTCCGGCACAAGCAGCGCGTAGCGATAGATTTGCCCATATGGACTTCCTGTATCCACGATATCGGCGGTCGAATGACCTGTTTGCAGCGCTTCCTTCGCAAGATTATTGGAGAGGAACGCAGCCGGAAGTCCTGTACCATTCGAGATCAGATTGCCATGCTGATCGTAGCAGGCGATTATTTCGGGCATAAAAATTCCCCGGCCTGGTCCGCCGAATTGACCTGTATTGTCATCTAATGGACAGGCAACAAGTGAGGGCGGGCCTGAAAGCAATTCATGCAAGTGATCTTGAGCATGCATCTGGGTATCGCTCTCGATGGGGTTTAAAAGGAACTGCTGCGCGCTGATATAAACGGCCACGCTAAACAGAATCAGGGCCGCGGCCAGCACGCCACAATACCAGAGCGTCAGGTTAATTCTAAGCCCGCGAAACAAGATCGCTCCCGGTTCTCTTGAGAAAGGACTCCCGCTCCGGCGCAAGGGCCACAACGACCGTTGCGACTTTGGCGACCCCTGGGCAAACCTGCTCCTTTGCATGCCATTGCTCCTTCGCGCCGTTTCAGGCATCGATCTTGTAGCCCACGCCCCGCACCGTCTTGATCAATGGGCGTGAGAAGCCCTGGTCGATCTTGTCGCGCAGGTAGTGAATGTAGATGTCTACGACGTTGGAAAGCGCCTCGAGATCATAACGCCAGACGGCATCGGTAATTTGCGTGCGCGAAAGTACCTGCCCAGGATGGCGCATCAGGTATTCCAGCAGGGCGAACTCTTTGGCGGTTAACTCGATGACGCGCCCGCCGCGCCGCGCCTCATGCCTGACCAGGTCGAGCGTCAGGTCTGCCACCGTCAGTTGAACTGTCTCGTCAAAACGGCGGTCCCGGCGGCGAAGCAGCGCGTTGACACGAGCCAGCAATTCCTCCATCGCGAACGGCTTGGTCAGATAGTCGTCGGCGCCCACATTGAGGCCCATCACGCGATCCTCAACCGCCCCTCTCGCTGTAAGCATCAGCACCGGCGTCATAATGTTTTCGGCGCGCATCTGGCGGCAAATCTCGATGCCATCGATTTCTGGCAGCATCAGATCAAGAATAACCACGTCATAGGTATCGCTTAGCGCGAGGTCAAGTCCGGTCTCACCATCGTGCGCCAGGTCGACGGTATGGCGTTCCTCCAACAGTACGCGGCGCAACAAATATGCCAGGCGCTTCTCGTCTTCAACAACAAGTATATGCATTGCTCCGTCCCTCGTTTCATACCCTCATGCGGGAAATCGCCCTTTCCCTACTATACCGCATAGCAATTTCTGCTGCTATAAGGGGCCAGCATCTAGACCCATCTTTACGTGCTAGCTTAGCATCGCTTTATTGATTTTTTATGAGAAGTGTATGAGAGAATTCTCATGAAGCGCAAGTAGCTGCATGAGAAATCCCTCATGTTCTTCCAATGTACGTCTCATCGACCCCTGCTACCCTGAACGGCATGATGGTTCAGGGGATCTTGCTTTCTTTGAGCTTCAGTTTACGCTTTTTGAGAGGAAATAACTATGTTAGAAACATTGCAACTCCGCAAGGGAGAGCCACAGGAAAACGTCGTTACCGTTCAGCCTCAATATCATCGAGAACCGGCACAAAGCCGCCGCGTTCCTCTTATAAATGGCCGCTTCGCTTTGTTCGGGCAGGTTCTGCGATTTGCCCTGGTTGGCGGGCTGAATACAGTGGTAGATTTATTGATCTTGAATGGCCTGTTGTGGCTGTTTCCTACGAGCAGCACCGTCATGCTGCTGGCTTACAGCGCTTTCGCTTTTAGTATAGGAGCCATCAACAGCTTTCTCTTCAACAAATATTGGACCTTCGAGCAAAGACAGAAGACGACCCGCAAGGAACTGTTGCGCTTCGTCGCGACAACCTTGTGCGGCATCGTATGGAGCAGTATCATCCTCTGGCTTGCCAGCAATCTGCTGCATCCCGTGCTGGTCAATGCCATCGTGTGGGCGAATGCCTCGAAGGTATTTGCTATCGGCGGCACCGCGCTGATCTCCTACCTGGGGATGCGACTGTGGGTCTTCGTGAGTAAGGGACACGCGGAGCAAACAACATCCCGGCGACTCGCTACAATCCCACTTGAAGATCGAATACTGCCGGTTATGCAAGAAAGAGCTGCTTCCGGCGAATACCAGCAGCATCTTGTAGGTAGACGGCACGATAAGCCTCTCGTTGGTCATAGCCTCTCCGTCATTCTGCCCGCATATAACGAAGAGCAGGTCATCGCCAGCACCATTTTCGATGTTCTCGCCGTCTTGACCGGCTGGCATATGGACTTTGAGGTGCTGGTTGTCAACGATGGGAGTACGGACCGCACGGGAGCGATTGTCGCCGCGATTGCCGGTACATATCCGCAGGTTCGTCTCATCACCCATCCCATCAACCAGGGCTATGGAGCAGCCCTCGCGAGCGGCTTCGCGGCAGCGTCGAAGGATTTGACCTTTTTCATGGACTCCGACGGGCAATTTGACATACGCGACCTGCAACAATTTTTCCCCTACATCGATGAATACGAGGCTGTGATTGGCTATCGCATCGACCGCCAGGACTCGTGGATGCGCAAGCTCAATGCCTGGGGATGGAAACTCCTGATTCATACAGTCCTGGGCGTGCGCGTTCGCGACGTAGATTGCGCTTTCAAACTCCTGCACACCGCATTCCTGCGCCAGCATCCATTGGAGACACGCGGCGCCATGATCAACGCCGAGTTACTATACAAGTTGACGCGCGCGGGAGCCAGCTATCGCGAGATCGGCGTTCATCATCGCCCGCGCCTGGCCGGGCGCGCCACAGGAGCAAACCCAGTCGTCATCCTGCGCGCGCTGCGCGACCTCTTCACGTATGCCTGGAAATGGGGCGTAGGAGCCAGATTGGAATTCTCTCATGACTCTCCAATAGAAAATCAATAAGCAGGCTCTATGCTTGAGCTCATAAAACGATATACCTGGCGCAATTGCCAGAACATTTACTAACACGAGGAGAAGAACTACATGGCAATAGTAGATACGACGGCTCAAGTACAAGCGGGTGAGCATACGGCTGGGAAGAAGGCCGCTACTCCCTCATCTCTCTGGCAGCGGCTGGCGCTGGTGGGGGTAATGCTCATCTCGATCTTCATGAATTTTTACCAGTTGGGGCAGAATGGCTTCGGCAACCTGTATTATGCCGCCGGGGTGCGCAGTATGCTCGATAACCTGCACAATTTCTTCTTTGTCTCATACGACCCCGGCGGCTTTGTCACCATTGACAAACCTCCACTGGGCTTCTGGCTGCAAGTGCTGAGTGCCAAAATCTTCGGTTTTACGCCTTTCAGCGTATTTCTGCCCCAGGCGCTGGCAGGCGTGCTCTCGGTAGCCCTGCTGTATCACCTGGTGCGGCGTCACTTTGGCGTGGTGGCCGGTCTGCTGGCTGCGCTGGCACTGGCGCTCAGTCCGATCAGCATCGTGACCAATCGCAATAATACGATTGATAGCACGCTGGCGCTGGTTCTGCTGTTAGGGGCCTGGGCAGTGCTACGGGCCGCCGAAACCGGGAAGCTGCGCTGGCTGCTGCTGTGCGCCGTAGCGGTAGGAGTAGGCTTCAATATCAAGATGCTGGAAGCTTACCTGGTCGTGCCCGCCTATGGCCTGCTCTACCTGCTCGCCGCGCCCAGGAGCATATGGAAGCGCGTGCTGCACCTGGCACTGGCCGGACTGCTGCTGCTCTCCATTTCGCTCTCATGGGCGCTGGCCGTTGATCTCACCCCGGCCTCGCAACGTCCCTATGTCGGCTCCAGCCAGAATAACTCAGAAATTAGCCTCGCGCTTGGCTACAATGGTATCAGCCGCCTGCTGGGACAATTCGGCATCGGCGGACGCACAAATGCGAACGCGGGCGCTTCCAATCAATCCAGCAACGCGAATGGAAATGGCGGACCGCAGGGCGCCGGAGGCAGCAACGGCGTTTTTGATACCGGTACGCCTGGCCCGCTGCGTCTCTTTACTGAACCATTAGGAGGACAGATCGCCTGGCTGTTACCCCTGGCGATACTCGGCGCGCTCGCGGTTGCCTGGCAGCGACGACCACGCCCGCAAAGCGACCGCAAACAGCAATCACTGATATTGTGGGGTATGTGGCTGCTGACCATGGGCGTTTTCTTCAGCGTCGCGGGCTTCTTCCACCAGTACTACCTGACCGAGATGGCGCCAGCCATTGCCGCGCTCTCTGGCATAGGCATCGTCACTATGTGGAAGGATTACCGCCGCTCTGGATGGAGAGGCTGGCTGCTGCCCCTGGCATTGATCGCCACGGCTGTCGTCCAGATCAACATCCTGAATAGCTATCCCACCTGGGGCCAGGCGCTCATACCTATCATCGCCATCCTTTGCGTAGGGGGAGCCATCGTACTGTTCGTTCTCCGCCTGCTCCCGCGCTTCGACCTCGCTATCAACAAGGCGCGTTATATGCTGCCCATACTGGCTCTTGCTATCCTGGGGCTGGTGATTACGCCTACCGTGTGGGCTGCCATACCGGTGCTGGAAGACGTTTCCGTTCAGTTGCCGGTGGCAGGCCCAACCCAGCAAGGGGGCTTTGGCGGCAATGGCACCGCGAACATAGGAGGCGTAAATGCCGCGCTCATTAAATACCTGGAAGCACACCAGGGGAGCGCGAAGTACCTGGTAGCGGTACCCAGCTCAAACACGGCCGATAGCATCATCCTGGCAACCAACAGGCCGGTCATGGCCCTGGGAGGCTTCAGCGGCAGCGACCCCATCCTGACGACCTCGCAGCTAGCCGCGCTTGTAAAGAGTGGAACGGTGCGCTACTTCCTGCTTGGCTCCTTCGGGGGAGGCTCTGGTTCATCCCAGCAAACACTCGACCAGTTGCCCGGCCAGAACGGAGATTTTCCAGGACCCGGAGCAGATGTGCCAGGAGGATTCGGCGGGTCGGGCGGTTCTGGTCCCGGCCAGCAAAGTTCTCTCACTTCCTGGGTGACACAGAACTGCACGGCAGTACCGTCAAGCGCCTGGCAATCCTCTTCGACCAGCAGTGGGTCTGGCTCAGGTGGAGGAACGCTGTACTATTGCTCGACTACGAAATGAACGCTTTAGCTGGACGGCTTTGCATGCCGTCCAGCTTCCTTCCAATATTGGAAACCTCACATTTTTCTCCAATGAAGATTAAATCAACACAGGCTATGCTCATACTGTGAGGAAAAGAGACCTCACCTATGCATTTGAAAGTCAGAAGGAGAGCAGACAATGGAAACAAATCCATACGAATATGAACAATCTATTCCCTGGATACCGCAGCAGAATCAAATGTTCGCAAAGAAAGATACTACAGCCATGAAGGAGCAGACTGCCTGGCCGCTTTCACCTGCGCAATACCGGGGGCAACAGCAAAGAGTTAGCGCTCAACGGCTCCAAAATGTTGTGGCGCCTCTTGCGGATGCCAGGAGGGAAGGGCAGTCCACTCTTGCAAGCGCCAGGAGGGAAGGCCAGGCGCCCGTAAAAGGCACCAGGAGTACAAGGCAGGCACCCAAAGAGCAGCGCATGACAAAGGCGCGCGCATTGGAGCTGGTTCGC is from Ktedonobacteraceae bacterium and encodes:
- a CDS encoding GNAT family N-acetyltransferase; the encoded protein is MLEIHKSGLVKRQTLSDVELAAIEQLIATCNAYEGLRMRLSTEWLKKRTGDQTNDFLYYEDARLAGYLNIDSHGVLEKELTGMVHPDYRRRGIFSALLAAAREECDRRGVKKLILVCEDGSLSGKAFAQAVGAHHDFSEHEMVLGTFHEKPVVSPQLHVRKAGAEDLEAIALIHATSFGDDLQRSRSYTEICLRRPWCTFYLGLLGEEPVACLRLDDLEEEFGIYGFGVRPEYQGRGYGRQLLQDIIRMLRAGSTRGIMLDVETNNTNAVGLYLSCGFEIRTTYGYYDLSIA
- the prmA gene encoding 50S ribosomal protein L11 methyltransferase translates to MRWLELKVRTHPEAIESVSELLSRYTPGGVAIEEPIELVDEGQEYRVLAGEPVNVCAYLPMDGKEEETRQHVAEGLWHLSSLGSQFVGDLQTRVVNEEDWANAWKDYYHVTHIGRRLVIRPSWRDYTPKDDEVMLELDPGMAFGTGLHPTTRMCLEQVEQRVRPGMRVLDVGTGSGILALAAAKLGASEVYCIDNSSVAVESAAANAAANRLEDRITVALGTLDEAEAGRVQNRYNMVLANIIARVIGAIAPQLAGVLAPGGILIASGIIEERRHEAEQPLLDAGLRLVEAVMIDDWVTLVMTK
- a CDS encoding MFS transporter; this encodes MLAVIRQRNFALLWCGQLVSMLGDWVLLVALPFYVYQRTGSALATGAMFIVETLPRLFLGSVAGVFVDRWNRRWTMIAADFSRVCILLPLLLLHGSNTIWLVYVVAFMETTLSQFFTPAFGALLPILVEERHLTAANSLNALGEEMTRLVGPSLGGAMFALFGLNSVVLADSFSYMFSGIMILLIVLPASVSNRIAVDVSPERSPALRVWHEWRAGLRVMRKERLIAVLFIITGTAMIGEGAGRALFVPFLSQVAGNNALIFSWILTAQGVGGVVGSLVLNRVDRLIGSFRLVALGALAAGLCCLIEVTFPRLPVVVICTMLAGMPVVFFFVAVYTLLQRRSQDRYRGRVFGAYLNNNTILLLIGLFVSSFLGDRIGIRPTMYLMGFFYFLAGIVALILLRPFWIAAQQEQEVTQPVHT
- a CDS encoding RNA polymerase sigma factor, whose protein sequence is MAATISIMRPGDKNLFDEPGAFEREQPGTLLSASLNRALAMSQPHLLQLARSQGIPPADADDIVQETLIEAWKHLDQLRSPERFEAWLSGICHNICLRWQRTRSMTNARLVDLSTFSSTANDERTSAWEEEIADPYALDPVEELSRQDMEILLDCALSHLSKEDRAAVELHYLEELSQREVASRLELSIKALEVRLVRARRKLRQILNTELRTEAETFGLLLDPITDTGWHETRIWCMFCARHYLQGRFDTLPDGRVDLLMRCPNCFDGEPRAWIKTGGFPELSGLTSFRPAWKRIQRLAIDYWFRQHCFWCRSSVPIRLVSLAEMPAWLQPWHGLRFVRECPVCGSNSSFFVGAFVWLHPLAQDFVTQHPRWINEPEIVTEFAGQPVFRARLTDITSAARLTLMLHRDTLEVLACFQE
- a CDS encoding glycosyltransferase; its protein translation is MLETLQLRKGEPQENVVTVQPQYHREPAQSRRVPLINGRFALFGQVLRFALVGGLNTVVDLLILNGLLWLFPTSSTVMLLAYSAFAFSIGAINSFLFNKYWTFEQRQKTTRKELLRFVATTLCGIVWSSIILWLASNLLHPVLVNAIVWANASKVFAIGGTALISYLGMRLWVFVSKGHAEQTTSRRLATIPLEDRILPVMQERAASGEYQQHLVGRRHDKPLVGHSLSVILPAYNEEQVIASTIFDVLAVLTGWHMDFEVLVVNDGSTDRTGAIVAAIAGTYPQVRLITHPINQGYGAALASGFAAASKDLTFFMDSDGQFDIRDLQQFFPYIDEYEAVIGYRIDRQDSWMRKLNAWGWKLLIHTVLGVRVRDVDCAFKLLHTAFLRQHPLETRGAMINAELLYKLTRAGASYREIGVHHRPRLAGRATGANPVVILRALRDLFTYAWKWGVGARLEFSHDSPIENQ
- a CDS encoding 16S rRNA (uracil(1498)-N(3))-methyltransferase: MHRFFVSPELLKETNISISLPKELAHQVRDVLRLNPGEELLLLDNSGEEVLASVAAISKTAVDVHLLERRPGKSESPVRIILCQGLLKSARFEWILEKGTELGVSTFSPILCRRSTAGLEDAGPSKIARWKRIIQEAAEQCGRPRLPELLPIRPLMHALNDIPAEAIALMPWEEERNCTLRQALTSYKAQQSAESRSDSQTHTTVVLFIGPEGGLMAEEVVLAQRSGVQVVSLGSRILRAETAALAAVANVMYELAG
- a CDS encoding response regulator transcription factor, translating into MHILVVEDEKRLAYLLRRVLLEERHTVDLAHDGETGLDLALSDTYDVVILDLMLPEIDGIEICRQMRAENIMTPVLMLTARGAVEDRVMGLNVGADDYLTKPFAMEELLARVNALLRRRDRRFDETVQLTVADLTLDLVRHEARRGGRVIELTAKEFALLEYLMRHPGQVLSRTQITDAVWRYDLEALSNVVDIYIHYLRDKIDQGFSRPLIKTVRGVGYKIDA
- a CDS encoding ATP-binding protein: MQRSRFAQGSPKSQRSLWPLRRSGSPFSREPGAILFRGLRINLTLWYCGVLAAALILFSVAVYISAQQFLLNPIESDTQMHAQDHLHELLSGPPSLVACPLDDNTGQFGGPGRGIFMPEIIACYDQHGNLISNGTGLPAAFLSNNLAKEALQTGHSTADIVDTGSPYGQIYRYALLVPENDVSSLSSGSGNVRVIVAAEVVQPEEQALSVLLKLMLAFGGVALVGAGVGGLFLSNRALAPARLAWTNQQRFIADAAHELRTPLTLLRADAEVLLRSHGQMDEEDTLLLEDIVAETNHMSNLATNLLTLARLDNSASHREHEVVNLSDIARAGVRRIQALADQSEISIITELDDAAVVIGDPMQLEQAVLAVLDNAIKYNRPRGQITVRTAIKQGQALLEVRDTGIGISAEHLPHLGERFYRVDKARSRQAGGTGLGLSIARGITIAHGGTLTLTSIPDSGTTVTMLLPLAQGTRLEHPREEARDQ